Proteins found in one Larimichthys crocea isolate SSNF chromosome I, L_crocea_2.0, whole genome shotgun sequence genomic segment:
- the osgepl1 gene encoding tRNA N6-adenosine threonylcarbamoyltransferase, mitochondrial, which translates to MTMFLTKANILHRLPQVCFPASFGKAHSSRLVLGIETSCDETGAAVLDETGQILGESLHSQKEVHLRTGGIIPTVAQQLHRENIERVVHEALQRSNVDADQLSAVATTVKPGLALSLGIGLEFSQRFVRKHNKPFIPIHHMEAHALTVRMLQPVAFPFLVLLVSGGHSLLAVARGVDDFLLLGHTLDEAPGDTLDKVARRLSLIKHPQCSTLSGGQAIELLAKDGDRTRFRFRTPMGQTHNCCFSFAGLRNQVTMAIMKKEAEEGIRQGSLLSCVNDIAAATQHTIASHLAKRTHRAILFCKANSLLPERNPTLVLSGGVASNQYIRKALSIVTEMTGLHLLCPPAKFCTDNGVMIAWNGVERLREGKGILPPDVDVFYEPKAPLGADITAEVEAAAIRLPSVRMKILN; encoded by the exons ATGACCATGTTCCTTACTAAAGCAAACATCCTGCACAGGCTGCCACAGGTTTGTTTCCCTGCTTCATTTGGGAAAGCACACTCGTCCAGGCTGGTTTTGGGCATTGAGACCAGCTGCGATGAGACTGGAGCTGCTGTGCTGGACGAGACAGGTCAAATACTGGGAGAGTCTCTGCATTCACAGAAAGAAGTGCATCTGAG GACAGGTGGCATCATCCCCACAGTGGCACAACAGCTCCACAGAGAAAACATAGAGCGTGTCGTCCATGAGGCTTTGCAGAGGAGCAACGTGGATGCTGACCAGCTCTCGGCTGTGGCCACCACGGTGAAGCCGGGCTTGGCCCTGAGCTTGGGCATCGGCCTTGAGTTCAGTCAGAGGTTTGTGAGGAAGCACAACAAGCCCTTCATCCCCATCCACCACATGGAAGCTCACGCCCTGACCGTCAGGATGCTTCAACCTGTCGCCTTCCCCTTCCTGGTCCTGCTTGTCTCTGGTGGTCACTCGCTTCTCGCTGTGGCCCGAGGAGTCGACGACTTTCTGCTTTTGGGTCACACTCTCGATGAAGCTCCAGGGGATACACTGGATAAA GTGGCCAGACGGTTGTCTCTCATAAAACACCCGCAGTGCTCGACGCTGAGTGGAGGGCAAGCGATAGAGCTTCTGGCAAAGGACGGTGACAGGACGAGGTTTCGCTTCAGGACGCCTAtgggacaaacacacaactgctgcttttctttcgcTGGGCTGCGAAATCAAGTTACCATGGCGATTATgaaaaaagaggcagaggaag GTATACGACAGGGGTCACTGTTATCCTGTGTGAATGACATTGCAGCTGCTACGCAACACACAATAGCCTCTCATCTTGCAAAGCGCACACATCGTGCCATCTTGTTCTGTAAGGCAAACAGCCTGTTGCCGGAAAGAAACCCCACTTTG GTGCTGTCTGGAGGGGTTGCAAGCAATCAGTACATCCGCAAGGCTTTGTCCATCGTCACTGAGATGACAGGACTACAcctgctctgtcctccagccAAATTCTGCACTGACAACGGAGTGATGATTGCATG GAACGGCGTTGAGCGCCTGAGAGAAGGGAAAGGGATCCTGCCTCCAGATGTGGACGTCTTCTATGAGCCAAA GGCGCCGCTGGGAGCTGACATAACGGCGGAGGTGGAGGCAGCAGCCATCAGGTTGCCGTCAGTCAGGATGAAGATCCTCAACTGA